TTTTAAAGGGTCTCCTTTTTATCCTCTTTCTTTAGTTCAGCAAGCAGATTTTCGAGCTCGGAAATTTTTCCTTTTAGATTATTAAGCTGGCTTTTATTTGTTGCTACATTACTCTTCAACATCACATTTTTTGCACGTTCGTTGTGATCCTCGTCCTCTTCCTCCTCCGCAATATCTTCGATGTCTTCCTGAATATCATCAATATCCTCACTAATTTCTTCAATGTCTTCCTGAATATCTTCGATATCTTCCTGAATTTCATTTACATCGTCTTTCAAATCTTCAATATGTTCCTGACTCCTATTCACAGACATCTGAATAAAAATAGCAAGATAAATTGCTTCTAAGGAAAGTACCGTTGTAAGGACCAAAAGCATTTTATCAAAAGCAACCAGACCGAAAAGTGGCAATAAAAAAGCCGTTATAAAAACAATAGAATGTACAATCAGAGACGGAATTGAGCCAATCCACCACATCACCCCATCGGTTACGCGTACCAAAAAATCTATTTTTTCTTTGTGTTCTTCTTCTTTAGTTTTCATTTTTTTCTATTTTTTTCTAAAACTCCTTAGCAATTCCCACACCAAAAAGCGCAAAATCATACTTGGCAGGATCCTGATCATCAAATTTTCTTAGAGCCAAATCCATTTCTTCTACCGTTTTCCAGTCATTTTGTTTTCGCTGAATAATATTCAATTTACGCGAAATATTTCCGGTATGAACATCCAAAGGGATGGATAAATATTTTTGATCAATATTTTGCCAGATTCCAAAATCAACGCCTTTTCGATCTTGGCGAACCATCCAGCGAAGATACATCATCAAGCGTTTTGCGGACGAGTTTTTGTAGGTTGAACTTACATGTTTTGTACTGCGATGCTGTTCGTCATTATTAAAAAATTCCGTTCTAAAGCGATGAAAGCTGTGATAAAAATTGGTTTCACCTTCTTTTAATAAAAACAAATTCTCCAGGCTTTCGTGTTCTTTATATATCCGGTTCAGATTTTTGACAAAGTTCTCTAAATCTTCTTTGTTAAAAGTCCGGTGTACCGACGAATGTTGGAATGCATCAATATCTTTTTCATTATAATTTAATATAAAATCATAGGGCGAATTTCCCATCCATGATAAGATCTTGTCCGCATCAGTCAGAATTGATTTTCTGGTTCCCCAAGAAATCGTGGCGGTCAGAAATCCTGCAATTTCTATGTCCTGTTTTAACGAAAAACGGTGTGGGATCTGGATAGGATCATTTTCAATAAAATCGATATGATTATAAAGATCTGCTTTTTCATCCAGGAAATCTTTTAAGAATTCGGTATCCGGAATTTTGGTGGAGTTTTTCACTATCCTAATTATAAAATCTCAACCTGTTGTAGGGCTTTCGGTAAATCGGTGTTGGGGAAAACTTCCCGTGCTTCCTCTAAAAATACATTTAAATCGTGGTAACGGTTGGAAAAATGTCCCAGAATTAGTTTTCCTACATTGGCTTTCCGTGCAATTCTGGCTGCTTCCAAAGCGGTGGTATGCCCAGTATAATCGGCCATTTCTTTCAGATCATGCAGAAATGTGGATTCGTGATATAACACATCAACCTCATTGATAAGAGGCAAAATCTTTTCGGAATAACGAGTGTCACTGCAAAATGCATAAGTCACGGATTTTGAGGGATCCTTTGTTAAAACTGTATTTTTCAAAACATAACCGTCATTTAAAACGAAGTCTTTTCCGTTTTTTAAATTCTGGTAATCGCAGATTTCTATTTCAGGATATTTTGCGATCTCCTCCATATTTAGATGCCTTTCTTTTGGTTTCTCCCGAAAAAGATAGCCATTGCAGTAAATTCGGTGGTCTAAAGGAATGGTAAAAACTTCCAGCTTTTGATCTTCATATATTTTTTCGGACTTCTTGTTGTTGAGTTCATGATAAACGACTTCAAAACCTTTGTGAGTTTCTGTCAACCGGAAAATCGTTTCGAGCATCTCTTTGATTCCTTTCGGCCCATAAACATGCAGCGGAGTTTCCCGCCCTAACAAACGGAAGGAGGCGATTAAACCGGGCAAACCAAAACAATGGTCCCCGTGAAGATGAGAAATAAATATATGATTGATTTTTGAGAAGCGTGCTTTTGCTTTTCGTAGCTGTACCTGCGTTCCTTCGCCACAGTCAATCAGAAAGCAGCGTTCGTCCATCTCAAGAAACTGGGCCGTGGGCGCCGAATTAATGGTAGGAATGGCAGAGTTAAAACCGAGAATTGTAAGATAAGTGCTCAAAAGTTTTGAATATTAGATGAGGGATGGTTGATCCAGAATATTATTTGTTGTAGACAAATTTAATGATTATTTGGGGGATTCTGAAAAGAAAAACGGATCTTGATCATAGCCGCGATTGAACGGCCTGTATGAGCTCTTTTTTGCGTTGCTTCTTCTTTCGAGTTAAGATCCCGTTTTCAAACGCAAAAAAAGCGAGAAGTGAAAGCGCGACCAGTTGTGTAAGAAAAGAAAAATCTGGATGCTTCAAAAAAAAAATCCTGAAAATAATTTTCAGGATCTTAAGATTTTATATTATTTCGTCTTCAATTTTTTGAATTTGATGTAAGAAATAATGGCGAGCGTAAACATAAATGCAATGCCGATATACACCCAGATCGGAACAGGAATCGGATCTCCTGCTGCATAGGAATGCAAACCACTTAGGTAGTAATTTACTCCAAAATAGGTCATCACGATAGTGCTGATCGCAAACAATGAAGCGACATGGAATGCCCATCTTCCGCGTAATCCCGGAACTAATCGCATATGTAAAACGAATGCATACACCATGACGGAGATAAACGCCCAGGTTTCTTTTGGATCCCAGCTCCAGTATCTTCCCCAAGATTCATTGGCCCAAATCCCACCGAGGAAAGTACCAACGGTTAAGGCATATAAACCAATGGTTAAGGACATTTCTGAAACGATGGTTAATTCCTTGATCGTGGTATCGTGGTGAATTTTGAAAATTTTCTTGTTCGCAAAAATATAGAAGAACAACACGATTATCGCAATCATCATAGAGAGGCCGAAGAAGCCGTAGCTCGACACAATAATCGCAACGTGAACAATCAACCAATAGGATTTCAACACCGGAACCAGCGGTGTAATCTGCGGATCAAGTGCTGAACCACCGTGAGCAAATCCCATCATAATTACGGCAACCATAAATCCTGCCGCAGGAATCAGGGCGTTTGAATTTCGGTACAGTAATAATCCTGCAGAAATCGCCACCCACGAAATAAATATTATGGCTTCATAACCGTTACTCCATGGTGCATGGCCTGAAATATACCATCTTCCTACCAAGCCTAAGAATTGTAGGAAATAGCCCACCAAGCCCACAAGAATTAATCCTCTGATTATTTTATTTAAGAGCCTATTCGGCTTAAATAATTCAATGAAACCTAAAATCAAAAGTAGTCCACCGATGACCGAATAGAACATCAATAAATAAAAGTTGATATTTGCTTTGTTCATCAAGACTTCAAGTTTCACTTTCGATTCACTTGGCACTACGTTTTTACCCCAGGTTTGTTGGTATTGCTCCAGTTTCACCAATTCGGCATCGGCCTTGGACCAGTTACCTGATTTTTGGGCAGATAATACTTCGGAGAAATAAGGACCCATTACCTTCTGAGATTCTGTGTCCGGCTCGAAGTTTTGGTCTAACCAGGAATGCCACGTATTGTTCGGATCATTTTGTACGGGAACAATTCTCATGAACTGGCCACTGAAGAATTCGTTAAATGCCTGAACACGGTCGTTTACGGCAATTACTTCTTTATCATAATTGGTCTGATCTGCGGGTTTTTTCCGGAAGGCTTCCTGATAATCTTCTTCTAAAACATAGTGAAGTGCACCATTTTGGTCGGCCGGGAACAGGCTCATCAGGGACGTATAATATTCATCACCTAAAGCCTTATGATCTTTATAAATAGCTTTGGTTTTTTTTCTTAACTCTTCTCCTCCTTTAGAACCAACTCTAATTATAGGAACCATGGTCCAACTTGCAGTATCGGTATTAATTGACAAAAACCATTGTTCAGCTGTCATTGATTTTCCGTCTGTTCCATTAAATTTATCGTGTTTATACAATTTTCTAAGAACGTCTAAAGCCTGAGTACTCATCGGAACAATACGACCTTCGTAATTTTGAACTAACAAATATCCGAACTTATCGGCGTGTTCTTTAGAAATTTTATTTCTTGCGATAATTTCATCAGCGGTAATTGGCTTCGGAGATCTTAACATTCCAACAGCCTTTTGTTTTTTTGGAGCAGCCTCCTCAGTCAGTAAATCTGCAGCGTCGTGGTTATGGCCATCATCTGCGGAATGGGAAATTTCACTTCCACCATCGGTATTGCCATGCGTTTCTATAGACTGCGCATTTAAATTCAGCGTTAAAAGAAGCAATAAGATGGTCGCCCCTTTCTTTTTGCTGACATTTTTTAACATGGTATTCAGTTTCCAGAAGTGCGTTCCTTTCCAGAAGAAGATGACAAACATTCCCCCAAAAAGGAAGAAATAACCGATATAAGTAATCAGCGTTCCCCAGAAATCGTGGTTCACAGAAAGCACGGTTCCTTTTCTATCCGGATCAAAACTTGCCTGGAATAATCGATATCCATCATGATTTAATACGTGATTCATGTAAATTTTATAAGGTGTTTGTTTTCCTTTGTCGATAATTTGTACGTGACTTTCATATGCACTTGGGGAAGAACTTCCCGGGTAGGTTTCCATTACAAATTTATCCAGTTTCAAGGAAAACGGAGTGTTATATACTTTTGGTCCGAAACCAAGAATAATATTCATTCCGTCCAGTGAAATCTGTTTGAAGGCATTTGGATTCCCTTTTTCAACAGGAAGATCAACGCGTACTTTTGATTTTGGTCCCTGAACTTCGACCGTCAAATTATCGGAAACATCTTTGTCTTTTTTACGGTCTCCTTCATAAGCGATGAGTTTTCCTTTCATCAAACCTTCCGGAACAACCAATTTCAAATCATTTATAGAATAGAGACTTCTTAAAACCAAAGGTTCATATTCATCTTTTTTCGTCGTTCCTTTCGCCTGGGTCGCCATGGTCATATATTCCGATTCAACCGGAGTTTTAATGAGCAAAGTTCCGTTGGTATTATTGAATTCCACAGCCCCCTCGATGGCTCTGTTGAAAGAAACCAAAGTTCCGTTCACCAACTTTGAATCACCGGGTTTGATGTAAATATTTTCCCGCCCGTTTTGTCCCGTAGAAACCAAATGAAGATATTCAATTCCCTGTGGGTCAACCACCAAACTGTCTTTTTTTCTCTGGATATAATCAATTGCTTTTACCGCGATCTTCTTACCGTGATATTCGTAATTTGCATTGAAGTTCTTGTGAAGCGGCGACATTAAATAAGGAACATCCTGATAATTAAGAACATCACCATTCTCTTCAATTTGAATTTTAAAGAAATTTTTGTCGGTAATAATTTCGTTGCTTGTTTCGCCTTCCCGAATATGCATGATTCCTTCGAAACTTACATATCGCGTAATGGCACCACCTAAAAATATTAAAATAAAGGAAAGGTGAAAAACCAAAACCGGCCATTTTTCTTTCCGCCAAAGCCGATATCTCGTAATATTTCCAATAAAATTGAGGATCAACAGGAGCATTAAGCCCTCGAACCATTTCGCTTCGTAGATCAATGCTTTTGCAGTGGGAGTACCATAATCGTTTTCCAAAAATGTGGCGTAAGCCATCGAACCGGCGTATACCAACAATAAAACCGCCATGGTTCTTGTGGAAATAAGAATGTTTTGAATTTTTTTCATGAGAACATAAAAAATTTACTTTCGCTGAAAAAAAAGGTAACCGATTACTTCAGCTATTTTTAATTTAGAATAAATTTGAACGATTGCAAAAATACAACGTATATATTGAAAAGAAGAATTTACCTCTTGTTTTTTGAGTTAATTTACATTGAAAAATATGAATAAAATCATACTTTTCTTCCGCAATAAAATAAAAAAGGACACATTTGTCCTCTGCAAAATCGTTTAGATTTGTTTTCGTATAATTTCTACAACGTAATTCTGCTGTATTTTAACATCTTACAAAATTACATTTCTAATAAAAAAAGAGTTTGGGAACTATGTTTTAAAAATACTGGAATTGTTGATTTAGTGGTTGGTATTGTTCAACATGGGTACAAATTTGTAGGCACCAAATTCCTCCTTTTCAAATTCTCGTTCCGATTTTTTTGTAAATCTCATTAAGATCTGCTCTTCCGTTTTCCCTAGTGGAATCACCATTTTTCCGCCGATTTTTAATTGATGCAATAATTCTGTGGGCAAAACTTCTGCGCCACAAGTCACCAAAATTTTATCAAAAGGAGCAAATGTTGGAAGTCCTAAAAAGCCATCTCCAAAACTTTGAAATTTAGGACGAAGATTAAGTTCACGGAATTTACGATGAGAGAAATCATGCAGATCCTTCTGGCGTTCAATCGTATAAACAAAGGCGTTCATTGCAATAAGAACTGCAGTCTGGTAACCGCTTCCCGTGCCGATTTCGAGAATTTTATCCTTTTCCTCCACTTCCAGAAGAGCGGTTTGCTCCGCCACCGTGGAAGGATGGGAAATCGTCTGTTTTGCTAAGATAGGAAAGGCGCGATCTTCGTAAGCATAATCTTCGAATACGCTTTCCAGAAAAAGATGTCGAGGCACTTTATTAATGGCCGCCAAAACATTTTCGTCAGCAATCCCAATGTTGTCACGAAGATAATCTACCAAAATTTTTCTCTTTCCTTTATGTACGTACGAATCCTGCATTTCACAAAAATAGGAATTAGATTTTAGAAATAAGAATTTAGATTTTAGAATTTTCTAACAGCTAACTTCTCGCATCTAACATCTTTTTTTATCTTTACAAAAATTAATTTTCTATGCTTAAAGCGGGTTTAGTTGGCGCAGGTCATTTGGGGAAAATACATTTAAAATTACTTCAGCAATCTGAAAAGTACGAATTGGTAGGCTTTCATGATGCTGATGTAGAGAATGGTAAAAAACTCGAAAGGGAGTTTGGATATAAATATTTTGAAAATTTCGAGGCACTTTTAGATCAAATCGAAATGCTGGATATTGTAACGCCTACCCTTTATCACTATGATTATGCCATGAAAGCGATTGACAGACGCATTCATTTTTTCATAGAAAAACCCGTTACACAAACTTTAGAGCAAGCAGAAGAAATTCTCTACAAATGCCGAGAATTCGGAATTAAAGCGCAAGTTGGTCACGTAGAGCGATATAATCCTGCCTTTATCGGTTCCAAAGATTATATTAAGAATCCCATGTTTATTGAGATTCACCGACTGGCAGAATTTAATCCACGCGGAACTGATGTTTCTGTTGTTTTAGATTTAATGATTCACGATCTGGATATTCTGCTGTCTCTTGTCAAATCAAAGGTAAAAGCAATTCATGCGAGCGGCGTTTCTGTAGTTTCAAAATCTCCGGATATCTGTAATGCGAGAATTGAATTTGAAAATGGTTGTGTTGCGAATTTAACAACTTCCAGAATTTCAATGAAAGCCATGCGCAAATCCCGCTTCTTTCAACAAGATGCCTATATTTCGGTAGATTTTTTAGAGAAAAAAGCCGAAGTCATTCGAATGAAACCGGCTCCGGAAAGCCCGAGTGATTTTGATATGATCATTGAAAATGCGGAAGGAGAAAAAAATCAAATTATTTTTGAATATCCGAACATCCAGCCTAATAACGCTATTTTGGATGAATTAGAAAGTTTCGCAGATGCGATTACCGAAGATAAGATGGTAGAAGTTTCTTTGGAAGACGGCACTGAAGCGTTGAAAGTGGCGTTGGAAATTGTGAGATTGATCAGCTAATCTATTTTCTAAATTGATTCCATTTAATTAATGTCAAAAATAAAAATCTTTTTACTATTCTTC
This DNA window, taken from Kaistella carnis, encodes the following:
- a CDS encoding Gfo/Idh/MocA family protein, with the translated sequence MLKAGLVGAGHLGKIHLKLLQQSEKYELVGFHDADVENGKKLEREFGYKYFENFEALLDQIEMLDIVTPTLYHYDYAMKAIDRRIHFFIEKPVTQTLEQAEEILYKCREFGIKAQVGHVERYNPAFIGSKDYIKNPMFIEIHRLAEFNPRGTDVSVVLDLMIHDLDILLSLVKSKVKAIHASGVSVVSKSPDICNARIEFENGCVANLTTSRISMKAMRKSRFFQQDAYISVDFLEKKAEVIRMKPAPESPSDFDMIIENAEGEKNQIIFEYPNIQPNNAILDELESFADAITEDKMVEVSLEDGTEALKVALEIVRLIS
- a CDS encoding protein-L-isoaspartate(D-aspartate) O-methyltransferase; this encodes MQDSYVHKGKRKILVDYLRDNIGIADENVLAAINKVPRHLFLESVFEDYAYEDRAFPILAKQTISHPSTVAEQTALLEVEEKDKILEIGTGSGYQTAVLIAMNAFVYTIERQKDLHDFSHRKFRELNLRPKFQSFGDGFLGLPTFAPFDKILVTCGAEVLPTELLHQLKIGGKMVIPLGKTEEQILMRFTKKSEREFEKEEFGAYKFVPMLNNTNH
- a CDS encoding TIGR02757 family protein; translation: MKNSTKIPDTEFLKDFLDEKADLYNHIDFIENDPIQIPHRFSLKQDIEIAGFLTATISWGTRKSILTDADKILSWMGNSPYDFILNYNEKDIDAFQHSSVHRTFNKEDLENFVKNLNRIYKEHESLENLFLLKEGETNFYHSFHRFRTEFFNNDEQHRSTKHVSSTYKNSSAKRLMMYLRWMVRQDRKGVDFGIWQNIDQKYLSIPLDVHTGNISRKLNIIQRKQNDWKTVEEMDLALRKFDDQDPAKYDFALFGVGIAKEF
- a CDS encoding ribonuclease Z, whose amino-acid sequence is MSTYLTILGFNSAIPTINSAPTAQFLEMDERCFLIDCGEGTQVQLRKAKARFSKINHIFISHLHGDHCFGLPGLIASFRLLGRETPLHVYGPKGIKEMLETIFRLTETHKGFEVVYHELNNKKSEKIYEDQKLEVFTIPLDHRIYCNGYLFREKPKERHLNMEEIAKYPEIEICDYQNLKNGKDFVLNDGYVLKNTVLTKDPSKSVTYAFCSDTRYSEKILPLINEVDVLYHESTFLHDLKEMADYTGHTTALEAARIARKANVGKLILGHFSNRYHDLNVFLEEAREVFPNTDLPKALQQVEIL
- a CDS encoding DUF1003 domain-containing protein → MKTKEEEHKEKIDFLVRVTDGVMWWIGSIPSLIVHSIVFITAFLLPLFGLVAFDKMLLVLTTVLSLEAIYLAIFIQMSVNRSQEHIEDLKDDVNEIQEDIEDIQEDIEEISEDIDDIQEDIEDIAEEEEDEDHNERAKNVMLKSNVATNKSQLNNLKGKISELENLLAELKKEDKKETL
- the ccsA gene encoding cytochrome c biogenesis protein CcsA, producing the protein MKKIQNILISTRTMAVLLLVYAGSMAYATFLENDYGTPTAKALIYEAKWFEGLMLLLILNFIGNITRYRLWRKEKWPVLVFHLSFILIFLGGAITRYVSFEGIMHIREGETSNEIITDKNFFKIQIEENGDVLNYQDVPYLMSPLHKNFNANYEYHGKKIAVKAIDYIQRKKDSLVVDPQGIEYLHLVSTGQNGRENIYIKPGDSKLVNGTLVSFNRAIEGAVEFNNTNGTLLIKTPVESEYMTMATQAKGTTKKDEYEPLVLRSLYSINDLKLVVPEGLMKGKLIAYEGDRKKDKDVSDNLTVEVQGPKSKVRVDLPVEKGNPNAFKQISLDGMNIILGFGPKVYNTPFSLKLDKFVMETYPGSSSPSAYESHVQIIDKGKQTPYKIYMNHVLNHDGYRLFQASFDPDRKGTVLSVNHDFWGTLITYIGYFFLFGGMFVIFFWKGTHFWKLNTMLKNVSKKKGATILLLLLTLNLNAQSIETHGNTDGGSEISHSADDGHNHDAADLLTEEAAPKKQKAVGMLRSPKPITADEIIARNKISKEHADKFGYLLVQNYEGRIVPMSTQALDVLRKLYKHDKFNGTDGKSMTAEQWFLSINTDTASWTMVPIIRVGSKGGEELRKKTKAIYKDHKALGDEYYTSLMSLFPADQNGALHYVLEEDYQEAFRKKPADQTNYDKEVIAVNDRVQAFNEFFSGQFMRIVPVQNDPNNTWHSWLDQNFEPDTESQKVMGPYFSEVLSAQKSGNWSKADAELVKLEQYQQTWGKNVVPSESKVKLEVLMNKANINFYLLMFYSVIGGLLLILGFIELFKPNRLLNKIIRGLILVGLVGYFLQFLGLVGRWYISGHAPWSNGYEAIIFISWVAISAGLLLYRNSNALIPAAGFMVAVIMMGFAHGGSALDPQITPLVPVLKSYWLIVHVAIIVSSYGFFGLSMMIAIIVLFFYIFANKKIFKIHHDTTIKELTIVSEMSLTIGLYALTVGTFLGGIWANESWGRYWSWDPKETWAFISVMVYAFVLHMRLVPGLRGRWAFHVASLFAISTIVMTYFGVNYYLSGLHSYAAGDPIPVPIWVYIGIAFMFTLAIISYIKFKKLKTK